The nucleotide sequence GCCAGGTCGTAGCGGTTGCACTCCGTGATCTCCCGCCCGTAGACGTGAAGCGAGATCGTCACCTGGTCGGTCGGATTTTCCAGAAGGTGAATCTCGTCGTTCGGCGGAAGGACGTAGAGGACCGTTCCCGCCGGGGCGGTGATCGAGCTGGCCTCGCGAAGCTCCGCGTAGCCCGGCCGCGAGCCGTCGTCCAGCCGGTCGTAGTTGACGATCCGAAGTTCGTTCGTCAGGATTCCGGCCACCCCCCACGTCGAATGATCGTGGATGGGCGTTCCCTGTCCCGGCCCCCAGACGAGGCTGACCACGACGAACCGCTTCTTGGGGTCCTCGTGAATAAGATGCCGCGCGTAGTGGTCCCGGGCGGGCACCTTGGCGGCGGGCGGAAGAAAGTCCTCGCCCGAAATGAGAAGCCTCATCTTCCGGTGAATCTTCCGGATCTTCTCCTCGTCGAGCGTCGCGACGGACGTGATGAGCTCGAGATCCGTCACGAAATCGGAAAAGCGGTACGGCGTGGCCTTGGGCGTCATGGGGCGTTCTCCTTTCCCGGCGGCGCGGCCGCGGGACCTTCGTCCTCGTCTTCGTCGGCGAGAAAAATCCGAAGCTGGCGCGGCACCACGTACACGGACTCACCCGGCTGGAGTCCCAGCTCCTGATAGCGCTCCCGGCTGAGGTACGCCTGCACGACCGTCTGATGGTCGCGCAGGACGAGCTCGACCTTGACGGTCGCCCCCGCGGCGTTGACGTGCCGGACGGTGGCCGAAAGGCTGCGTTCGGCGCGGGGCGTGCGGTCGATGTCGAGCTCATGGGGCCGCACGTACCCCTGGGCCGGCCGGGGCTGCTCATGATCGTGGCCGTCGAACTCGGCCTCCAGCCCCCCGAAGATCGCGCGCCCCTTCTCCACGCGTCCGTGAAAGATGTTGACCGCCCCGAGGAAGCTCATGACGAAGGGGGTCTTGGGGTGCTCGAAGATCTCCTGGGGGGTCCCCTCCTGCTCGACCCGGCCGCGGTTCATGACGATGATCCGGTCCGCCAGCTCGAGCGCCTCCTCCTGGTCGTGGGTCACGAAGACGCTCGTCACGGAAATCTCGTCGTGGAGCCTTCGGAGCCACTGGCGCAGTTCCTGGCGGACCTTCGCGTCGAGCGACCCGAAGGGCTCGTCCAAAAGCAGCACGGACGGCCGCGCCGCCAGCGCCCGGGCCAGCGCCACCCGCTGGCGCTGGCCGCCCGAAAGCTGCGCGGGATACCGCCGCTCGAAGCCCTCCAGCCGCACCAGCCGCAGGAGATCCCGCACCGACCGGTCGATCTCCTCCCGGGAAGCGCCCCGCACCTTGAGCGGAAATCCCACGTTCTCCGCCACCGTCATGTGCTTGAAGAGCGCGTAATGCTGGAAGACGAAGCCCACGTTGCGCTGCCGGGCGGGGGTGCGGGTCACGTCCGCCCCGTTCATCCACACCTCCCCCGCGTCCTGAACCTCCAATCCCGCGACGATCCGCAGCAGCGTCGTTTTCCCGGATCCCGAGGGCCCCAGAAGCGCCACGAGCTGGCCGGAGGGAATGGTGACCGTCACGTCGTCCACGGCGACGTACGCGCCGAACTTCTTCGTGACGTTGCGGACTTCGATGCTCATGGCGTCTCCGGCGGCCGGGCCGCCTCCTCGAGCGCGCGCCTGAGTTTCCATTCTAGAAAGTTCTTCGCCAGAAGCGTCGCCAGCGCGCACACCAGAAGAAGCGACGCCACCGCGAAAGCCGCCTGCGTCTGATACTCCTGGTCGAGCTTGTCCACCCGCAGGCTCAGCGTGTCGGTCTGTCCCGTGATCCTTCCGGAAACCACCGAGACCGCCCCGAACTCCCCCATCGCGCGCGCCGTGCAGAGGAGCACTCCGTAGAGCACCCCCCAGCGGACGTTCGGAAGCGTCACGTAGCGGAACGCCTGCCAGCCCGTGGCGCCCAGGGTCACGGCCGCCTCCTCCTGGTCGCTCCCCACCGCCTCCATGAGGGGCAGCACCTCGCGCGCCACGAACGGGAACGTCACGAAGATCGTCGCCAGCACGATTCCCGGCGGCGCGAAAAGGACCTGAAGGCCGCGCGCCTCGAGCCACCGCCCGAGGACGCTTTCGGCGCCGAAAAGGAGAACGAAGAGGAGCCCCGAGATCACCGGCGACACCGAAAACGGAAGGTCGATGAGGGTCACCAGAAGCGACTTGCCCGGAAACGAGTATTTCGCGATCGCCCACGAGGCGGCCACCCCGAAGACGGTGTTGACGGCCACGGCGATCCCCGCCACGAAGACGGTCAGGAGGATCGCATGCACCGTGTTCGGATCGGCGAGCGCCCCGACATACCGGCCGACTCCGCGCGAGAAGGCTCCCGCCAGGACGTTGAGGAGCGGCGCCAGGAGCAGCACGCCCGCCACGGCGAGCGCCAGGAAGATCAGCAGAAACCGCGCCCAGAAGGGCGCCTGGGACCCGTTACGGTTCATGGCGCCGGCTCCACCGGGAGAGAAGATTGATCGCCCCGTTGATGAAGAAGGACGCCGCCAGGAGCACCACCGCCACGGCGGCCGCCCCGCCGAACTTGTACTGTTCGAGCTGGTTGACGATGAGCACCGAGGCGATCTCCGTCCGGAACGGGATGTTGCCGGAGACGAAGATCACCGAGCCGTATTCCCCCACGGCGCGCGCGAAGGCCAGGGCCACTCCCGTCAGAAGCGCCGGAAGCACGCTCGGAAAGAGAACGTACCGGAAGGTCTGCCAGCGCGTGGCCCCCAGGCTCTGCGCGGCCTCCTCCGTCTCGCGTCCGAGATCCGCCAGGACCGGCTCCACCGCCCGCACGACGAAGGGAAGCGAGATGAACGTGAGCACCCAGACGACCGCGCCGGGGGTATGAACCAGCTCGATCCCGAGGGGCGCCAGGAGCCGGCCGAACCATCCTTCCGGCCCGTAGAGGGTCGCAAACGTCAGCCCCGCCACCGCCGTGGGAAGCGCGAAGGGAAGATCGATCAGGCCGTCCACGAGATTGCGCCCCGGAAAGCGGTACCGCACGAGGACCCACGCCAGAAGAAGCCCGATCGCCCCGTTGAGGAGCGCCGCCGCCAGCGCCGCCCCGAACGTCACCCGATAGGCCGCCAGCGCCCGCGGACTCGAGATCACCGCCCAGAACTCCGCCGGCGAAAGCGACGCCGCCGTGAAAAAAAGGCTGGCCAGCGGAAGGAGCACCAGGAGCCCCAGCCAGACGAGCGTGGCCCCCATCGTCGGGCGGAATCCGGGAAGCGTCCGGCGGGTCATCGCGGCGGCTCCTCGAGAATCCGGTCGAAAAGCGCTCCGTCCGCGAAGAACCGCCGGTGGGCCTCCTTCCACGATCCGGCCACCTCGGCGACCGTGTAGAGCCGCCGGATCGGGGGCAGCCGGTCACGGAAGCGGTCCGCCACGGCCGGGTCCGCGGGCCGGAATCCCGCGCGGGCGATGACCTCCTGCGCCTCGGGCGTGTAGAGATAACGGACGAACGCCTCGGCGGCGGCGCGCAGATCCGGGTCCGTCAGGTTCCGCTCGACGAGCGCCACCGGAGGCTCCGCGAGGATCGAATCCTCCGGCCGCACGATTTCGAAGCGGTCCTCCTCCTCCCGCATCGCGAGGAACGCCTCGTTCTCCCAGGCCAGCAGGACGTCGCCCATCTTCTTGCGGACGAAGGTGAGGGTCGCGGCGCGCGCGGCGGCGTCCATGACGGGCACGCGGCGGTAGAGGCGGCGGACGAAGTCCTCGGCCTGCGCCGGCGTGCCGCCTTGCGCGGTCACGTGCCCCCAGGCCGCCAGGAAGGCCCATCGGGCGCCGCCGGAGGTCTTCGGGTTGGCGGTCATGACGCGGACATCGTCCCGCACAAGATCGTCCCAGCCGCGGATCCCGCGGGGGTTGCCCCGGCGCACCAGAAAGACGATGGTCGAACGGTAAGGGCACGCGCGATGCGGGAAGCGCCCTTCCCAGTCGGCCGCCACGAAGCCCCGCTCCGCCAGAATCTCGAGGTCGTAGCCGAGCGCCAGGGACGCCACGTGCGCCCGCAGGCCGCCGAGGATGGCCCGCGCCTGGGCGGCCGAGCCCCCGTGGGACGTGCGCACGGCGACGCGGCGGCCCGTCCGCGCCGCGTAGTCGCGCGCGAAGCCCTCGCCGAGTTCCCGGTAGAGCGCCCGGGTCGGGTCGTAGGAGGCGTTCAGAAGCGTCCGCGGGACGGACCCGGAGCCGCCCGGCCCGCAGGCGGCCGAAAGGCCCGCGGTCAGGAAGACCGCGACCGATCGCGCGACGACGTTCATGGACGGTTTCTCACCGGAATTTCCGAAGGGACACGAAACGCGGAAAAGGGGGAGCCGCAGGAGGCGGGAGTCGCGCGGGCCGGTCAGGCCCCGGCGGCGGCGCGGCGATCCTCGTCCTCGGCCCCCCGGGTACAGGGACAGCAACACCGGAGGTGCATTCGGGCCGCCCGAACCGTCACGCCGAACATGAGGGCCTATTATGAATTCCGCCGGCGGGATGTCAAGCGCGTTCGCGCCCGGAACGTTCGCGGTCAGGCCCCGAGCGCCGGCGTCATCGGCGCCCAGGAGCCTTCGGATACGGGACGGCCTCGAACCGCCCCCGCGCGTCCTGTCGCCCGACCCAGGCGATCCAGCGGACTCAATACCCTCGGTCGCCGTCGAAAAGAACCGGCGACCGCGCGGCGCTCATGACGAAGCCTCCGGAAGACTCACCGGCGGAAGATACCGGGCCACCGGTTTCCGCGACCACCACGCGCCCGTCCGTCGCCGTTCGGCGAAGCTCGTGAACCGGTACTCGTAGACGAGGGCCCGGATGTACTTCGGGGGCGCCTCCGGGAAGGGGTTGCGCGCCAGAAGCGCCAGAACGTCCGGCGATCCCTCGAGCAGCCGGGACACGAAGTCCACGAACCACGGGCACGACGCCGAAGTCCCCAGCGCCGCGAACCACATCTGCCAGTCGAGCCGGGGCTGATGAGGCGCCACGAAGCGGGGCGCGCGGCGCACGTCCCCCGGCTTCCACTTGAATTCGTACGGAGCCCATTCGACCCCGTCGCGGCTCCCCTCCACGATGATCTCGGGACGGGTGGTCGTCATGACGGCGAAAAGGCCGTACGGGTGGACCAGACCGAAGGCGTCCAACCGGCCGAGCACGCGCGCGACCGGCCCGGGCCACCGCACGCTCCGCCCGAGCAAAAGCCGCGCCACGGGGTCCGCCGAAAGCAAGGCCAGGAGAGCGCCGACGATCCCCGTGAAGATCACCCACCCGACGGGAGGGGGCGGCGCGGAAGGAAGCCGAAACGACGGCTCGAGGGAAGCGACGGCCGCCCCGAGCGCCGCGTCGTCGAAGACGGGCACGACCAGAGCGATCGTGAGAAGATTGAAGAAGCCGTAGTTCCCGGTGGCCGCGATCGCCCCCATGAGGAGCACGATCAGAAGCGCCCCGACCGGGCGGAACGGGGCGGGCGCCAGGAGGAGAAAGGGAGCCCCGAGCTCGATCGCGAAGAGGACCGCCGCGCAGAACCGGTGGACGGACGGCGGAAGGCGGTGCGCGTACCAGGCCAGGGGCGTCGGCAGGGGCTGCGTCTCGTAGTGGTACCGGAGCGCCGTGAGGCTCCTCCACGTCGGGTCTCCGCTCCGGAGCTTGACGACGCCCGAAGAAAACAGGAGGCGGAAGAGAAGCCACACCGCCAGCGCCCGGCCGATCGGCGAGGGGGCCGCCGCGGGCGGGAAGCTCGGCAGGATTTCGAGCGGCGCCAGAAGGATCGCCAGAAACCCCGTCTCGAGAAGCAGGGCGTCCCACTGGTAATGAAGAAATTCTCCGCACGCGCGAACGAGCGAAAGATAGAGAAACCAGAGGAGCGCCAGAACGGGAATCGGCGCCACCCCCGCCACGAGGAGGATCGACAGCGCCGCCCCGCCCCGCGTCATCGCCCGGAGCGCCCGGTCGGAAGAGGCCCACCACGCCAGCGTCGGCCAGCCGAGAAAAAGCGGGAGCCTCCGCCGCCCGTGGCGCGCCAGGAAGTCCCGCACCGGAAGAATGCCCCGGCTGCCGATCAGACCCAGGATCTGCCGGTCGAGAGAGACGAAGGCGACCCCATAAACGACCCCGAGGAGCCGCAGGAAAAGCCAGGTCGAAAGGACGTAGGCGTCCGCACCGGGAACGGTCTCGCGCATGGAGGCCGCCCTCGATTATAAGAACTTCCGGCCGCGGCGCTTTTTTCTTGGCGCGCCCCGGGTTTTATGGTGAACTCCCGGCCATGCAACGCCCCGGCGGGCGCCCCCGATGAGCACGCAACTTCTGCTCTGGATCGGCTTCGCCGTCCTCGTCGTGGCGGCCCTGGCGATCGACCTCGGATTCTTCCAGCGCAAGGCCCACGTGGTGCGCCCGAAGGAAGCGATCCTCTGGTCGATCATCTGGGTGGTCCTCGCCCTCGTCTTCAACGTGGTCGTCTATTCCTTCCGCGGCAAGGAGGCCGCGCTCCAGTTCCTGACGGGTTACCTCGTCGAGAAGTCCCTGAGCGTGGACAACCTCTTCGTCTTCCTCATGATCTTCTCGTACTTCGGCGTGCCGCGGGAGTACGAGTCCCGGATCCTCATGTGGGGAGTCCTCGGAGCGATCGTCACCCGGGCCATCTTCATCGTGGCCGGGACGGAACTTATGAAGCGCTTCGCCTGGACCACCTACGTTTTCGGCGGGATCCTGATTCTCACCGGCCTCAAGCTCCTCCTGAAGAAGGAAGGCGTGATCCAGCCCGAAAAGAACCCCGTCGTCCGCCTCTTCCGGCGGCTTTTCCCCGTGACCCCGCAGCTCGACGGTCAGAAGTTCTTCACGCGCGTGGACGGACGGCTCATGGCCACGCCGCTCTTTATCACGCTCATCGTCGTCGAAACCACGGACGTCGTCTTCGCCGTGGACTCGGTTCCGGCCATCTTCGCGGTGGTCACGCCTCCGGACACGTTCCTCATCTACACCTCGAACGTCTTCGCGATCCTGGGCCTCCGGCAGCTTTATTTCCTCCTCGCCCACCTCATGGGGGCCTTCCGGTTCCTCAAGTTCGGTCTCGTTTTCATCCTCGTCTTCGTGGGGGTCAAGATGCTTCTGGCCCACAGCCCCTATAAGGTTCCCACGCCCCTTTCCCTGGCCGTCATCGGCGGAACGCTTTTCCTCTCCGTGGCCGCCTCGCTGCTCTTCCCCGCCCGGGAAAAGGCCCACGCCCCGCACCCCCCGCACGCCCCGGCGGCCTGACCCGCCGCGGGCCCACTCCCGGGCGTTATATAATGGATTACATAACGCCATGGGTCCTCTCGAACTCTCCCTGGCCGTGGGGTTGACGGCCACGCTCGCGAGCCTGCCGCCCGCCGTCGCCGTGGCGTGGTTCCTCGAACGCTCCCGCTCCCCCGCCCGCGGCGCGGTCCACGCGCTCGTCCTCCTGCCGCTCGTCCTGCCCCCCGTGGTCCTCGGATACGGGCTCCTCAAGCTCTTCTCGCCGCGGGGCCCCCTGGGCGCCGCCCTCGAGGCGATCGGGCTGCCCGTGGCCTTCCACTTCGGAGGAGCGGTCGTCGCGGCGGCCGTCGTGGGCTTTCCCCTTCTGGTGCTCTCCACGGGACTGGCCATGAAGGCGGTCGATCCCCGCCTCGAAATCGCGTCGCGCAGCCTGGGACGTTCGGCCGCGGCCACGTTCTTCCGCGTCACGCTGCCCCTCTCCTGGCCGGGAATCCTGGCGGGATCCGCGCTCTCCTTCGCCCGCGGCGTCGGCGAATTCGGAGCCACCATCGTCCTGGCGGGCCGCATCCCGGGACGCACCGAAACGATCCCGCTCCGGATCTACGCGGAACTCGACGCCCCCGGCGGCGAGGCCCGGATCGCAGGCCTCGTGGCCTTCTCCGTCGCCCTCGGAGCGGCCACCGTAATCGCGGCGCGGCTCCTCGACGGCGCCCACCGCCGGCGCCTGGAGCTCGACCGGTGAGGCTCGACGTCCGCGCCCGGATCCGCCGGCCCGGAGGCTTCGTCCTCGACGCCGACGTCTCCTGCGAGGCCTCGGCGCTGGCCGTCGTGGGCCCCAGCGGAAGCGGCAAGTCCACCTTCCTCGAGGCCGTCGCGGGCATCGAGCCGGGGGCCCGGGTCGTCCTGGACGGCGAGGACCTCTCCGCCCTCCCGCTCCACCGGCGCCGGATGGGCTACGTGACCCAGGACGCGCTTCTTTTCCCGCACCTCACCGTCCGCGAGAATCTCCTCTACAGCCCGCACGCGCGCGACCTCGGCGACGTGCCCCGCGCGCTCGGCATCGAGGGGCTCCTCGAACGCCGCCCGCGCCACCTGAGCGGAGGCGAGCGACGCCGCGCCGCCCTCGCGCGGGCGATCCTCTCCCGCCCGCGCGTCCTCCTCCTCGACGAGCCCTTCGCCGGCCTCGACGAGCCGCGCCGCCGGGAAGCCATGGCCCTCCTCGACCGCGTCCGGCGCCGCTACGGCATCCCCATGATCCTCGTCAGCCACCAGGCCGACGAGACGATCGGACTGACCGACCGCGCGATCCGCCTCGAGGAAGGGCGGGTCGTCGCTTCCGGCCCGACTCCCTCGGTCCTGCGCGCCGGCGAAGGGCGCATCGACAACTATCTCTCCGGAAGCGTGACCGGCCCGGGACGCGTGCGGGTGGGCTCCGTGGAGCTGGCGGCCGCGCTTCCCGACGGCGCCTCGGGCCACGTGCGCCTCGCCTGCTACGCGCACGATGTTCTCCTGAGCGCCCTGCCGCTTCCGCGAGGGCTCTCGGCGCGGAACGTCTTCCCCGCGCGCGTGGCGGGCGCGGCCCCCGTCGGGGACGCCGTGCTCGTGGAGCTCGCCGACCCCCCGCTCCGGGCGCTCGTGACCCCCGAGGCGGCCGCCGCGCTCGACCTTCGGCCCGGCGCGCCCGTCGGCGTCGTCCTCAAAGCCACCTCCCTCGCCTATCTCGGGCCGGACCGATGAACCGCTACGAGGCCGTCGTCCGGTCGCTCGACCGAAAGGGGACCTGCGCGTGGCTCTCCGTGGGAAAGGCGCTGCTGGCGGCGCGGCCCTGGCCGGACCTCGCCCGGGGACGGCGGGTCCGGATCCTCGTACGCCCCGAGGACGTGGTCCTCTGCGCCCGGCACCCGGGCCGCACGAGCGCCCGGAACGTCCTTCCGGCGCGCGTCCTCGCGGTGCGCGCCGTTCCGGAGGGAGCGGCCGTCCTCCTGGACGCCGGATTTCCGCTCGAAGCCCTCGTCACGCGCCGCGCGGCCCGGGAGCTTGGACTTCGCGCCGGACGTTCCCTCTTCGC is from Planctomycetota bacterium and encodes:
- a CDS encoding cysteine dioxygenase family protein, giving the protein MTPKATPYRFSDFVTDLELITSVATLDEEKIRKIHRKMRLLISGEDFLPPAAKVPARDHYARHLIHEDPKKRFVVVSLVWGPGQGTPIHDHSTWGVAGILTNELRIVNYDRLDDGSRPGYAELREASSITAPAGTVLYVLPPNDEIHLLENPTDQVTISLHVYGREITECNRYDLAAKSYRPWKLSYDRVPVAESGQPPA
- a CDS encoding sulfate/molybdate ABC transporter ATP-binding protein, whose protein sequence is MSIEVRNVTKKFGAYVAVDDVTVTIPSGQLVALLGPSGSGKTTLLRIVAGLEVQDAGEVWMNGADVTRTPARQRNVGFVFQHYALFKHMTVAENVGFPLKVRGASREEIDRSVRDLLRLVRLEGFERRYPAQLSGGQRQRVALARALAARPSVLLLDEPFGSLDAKVRQELRQWLRRLHDEISVTSVFVTHDQEEALELADRIIVMNRGRVEQEGTPQEIFEHPKTPFVMSFLGAVNIFHGRVEKGRAIFGGLEAEFDGHDHEQPRPAQGYVRPHELDIDRTPRAERSLSATVRHVNAAGATVKVELVLRDHQTVVQAYLSRERYQELGLQPGESVYVVPRQLRIFLADEDEDEGPAAAPPGKENAP
- the cysW gene encoding sulfate ABC transporter permease subunit CysW, which gives rise to MNRNGSQAPFWARFLLIFLALAVAGVLLLAPLLNVLAGAFSRGVGRYVGALADPNTVHAILLTVFVAGIAVAVNTVFGVAASWAIAKYSFPGKSLLVTLIDLPFSVSPVISGLLFVLLFGAESVLGRWLEARGLQVLFAPPGIVLATIFVTFPFVAREVLPLMEAVGSDQEEAAVTLGATGWQAFRYVTLPNVRWGVLYGVLLCTARAMGEFGAVSVVSGRITGQTDTLSLRVDKLDQEYQTQAAFAVASLLLVCALATLLAKNFLEWKLRRALEEAARPPETP
- the cysT gene encoding sulfate ABC transporter permease subunit CysT, which produces MTRRTLPGFRPTMGATLVWLGLLVLLPLASLFFTAASLSPAEFWAVISSPRALAAYRVTFGAALAAALLNGAIGLLLAWVLVRYRFPGRNLVDGLIDLPFALPTAVAGLTFATLYGPEGWFGRLLAPLGIELVHTPGAVVWVLTFISLPFVVRAVEPVLADLGRETEEAAQSLGATRWQTFRYVLFPSVLPALLTGVALAFARAVGEYGSVIFVSGNIPFRTEIASVLIVNQLEQYKFGGAAAVAVVLLAASFFINGAINLLSRWSRRHEP
- a CDS encoding sulfate ABC transporter substrate-binding protein, translating into MNVVARSVAVFLTAGLSAACGPGGSGSVPRTLLNASYDPTRALYRELGEGFARDYAARTGRRVAVRTSHGGSAAQARAILGGLRAHVASLALGYDLEILAERGFVAADWEGRFPHRACPYRSTIVFLVRRGNPRGIRGWDDLVRDDVRVMTANPKTSGGARWAFLAAWGHVTAQGGTPAQAEDFVRRLYRRVPVMDAAARAATLTFVRKKMGDVLLAWENEAFLAMREEEDRFEIVRPEDSILAEPPVALVERNLTDPDLRAAAEAFVRYLYTPEAQEVIARAGFRPADPAVADRFRDRLPPIRRLYTVAEVAGSWKEAHRRFFADGALFDRILEEPPR
- a CDS encoding lipase maturation factor family protein, with the translated sequence MRETVPGADAYVLSTWLFLRLLGVVYGVAFVSLDRQILGLIGSRGILPVRDFLARHGRRRLPLFLGWPTLAWWASSDRALRAMTRGGAALSILLVAGVAPIPVLALLWFLYLSLVRACGEFLHYQWDALLLETGFLAILLAPLEILPSFPPAAAPSPIGRALAVWLLFRLLFSSGVVKLRSGDPTWRSLTALRYHYETQPLPTPLAWYAHRLPPSVHRFCAAVLFAIELGAPFLLLAPAPFRPVGALLIVLLMGAIAATGNYGFFNLLTIALVVPVFDDAALGAAVASLEPSFRLPSAPPPPVGWVIFTGIVGALLALLSADPVARLLLGRSVRWPGPVARVLGRLDAFGLVHPYGLFAVMTTTRPEIIVEGSRDGVEWAPYEFKWKPGDVRRAPRFVAPHQPRLDWQMWFAALGTSASCPWFVDFVSRLLEGSPDVLALLARNPFPEAPPKYIRALVYEYRFTSFAERRRTGAWWSRKPVARYLPPVSLPEASS
- a CDS encoding TerC family protein; protein product: MSTQLLLWIGFAVLVVAALAIDLGFFQRKAHVVRPKEAILWSIIWVVLALVFNVVVYSFRGKEAALQFLTGYLVEKSLSVDNLFVFLMIFSYFGVPREYESRILMWGVLGAIVTRAIFIVAGTELMKRFAWTTYVFGGILILTGLKLLLKKEGVIQPEKNPVVRLFRRLFPVTPQLDGQKFFTRVDGRLMATPLFITLIVVETTDVVFAVDSVPAIFAVVTPPDTFLIYTSNVFAILGLRQLYFLLAHLMGAFRFLKFGLVFILVFVGVKMLLAHSPYKVPTPLSLAVIGGTLFLSVAASLLFPAREKAHAPHPPHAPAA
- the modB gene encoding molybdate ABC transporter permease subunit, whose product is MGPLELSLAVGLTATLASLPPAVAVAWFLERSRSPARGAVHALVLLPLVLPPVVLGYGLLKLFSPRGPLGAALEAIGLPVAFHFGGAVVAAAVVGFPLLVLSTGLAMKAVDPRLEIASRSLGRSAAATFFRVTLPLSWPGILAGSALSFARGVGEFGATIVLAGRIPGRTETIPLRIYAELDAPGGEARIAGLVAFSVALGAATVIAARLLDGAHRRRLELDR
- a CDS encoding ATP-binding cassette domain-containing protein, with translation MRLDVRARIRRPGGFVLDADVSCEASALAVVGPSGSGKSTFLEAVAGIEPGARVVLDGEDLSALPLHRRRMGYVTQDALLFPHLTVRENLLYSPHARDLGDVPRALGIEGLLERRPRHLSGGERRRAALARAILSRPRVLLLDEPFAGLDEPRRREAMALLDRVRRRYGIPMILVSHQADETIGLTDRAIRLEEGRVVASGPTPSVLRAGEGRIDNYLSGSVTGPGRVRVGSVELAAALPDGASGHVRLACYAHDVLLSALPLPRGLSARNVFPARVAGAAPVGDAVLVELADPPLRALVTPEAAAALDLRPGAPVGVVLKATSLAYLGPDR